The Panicum hallii strain FIL2 chromosome 9, PHallii_v3.1, whole genome shotgun sequence genome has a window encoding:
- the LOC112875606 gene encoding uncharacterized protein LOC112875606 isoform X2 yields MGMVPNGLLPNASAGVTRRLDPERWAVAEGRTAELIARIQPNAHSEGRRLAVYHYVQRLIMNCLSCQVFTFGSVPLKTYLPDGDIDVTAFGNSEELKDIWANLVRDALEREEKSENAEFHVKEVQYIQAEVKIIKCIVENIVVDISFNQVGGLCTLCFLEEIDNLISRNHLFKRSIILIKAWCFYESRILGAHHGLISTYALEMLVLYIFHVFNNSFTGPLEVLYRFLEFFSNFDWEKFCLSLWGPVPISSLPDMTAEPPRMDSGELLLNKSFLDTCSAAYGVVPRTQENKGPPFVSKHFNIIDPLRTNNNLGRSVSKGNLFRIRSAFAYGAKRLGKLLECPKENLVIELNQFFTNTWIRYGSGSRPDVPTQSLVDVQPLKVVPSVVSNSYKSVTACKKKVESPKLLANQDNLHADQENLTEVGHRYPDRSSQSIQKSDLNCHTLPATVNPSISHAQHQKVYAAQGNARVSEQLERKPTEADDGPRNMTLVPIINEASEIVTGPDSFPTQSRTKQVANDVDPTQTGMPNPVFAPFVIGSPQQRQADSSGSPTGPPVPFVVLPYAPGNSDGCGPQFERSEAIDQLSASIAGQNFSLLNDVDQPDSCATSTASCSTMTEPSREHKPDILSGDFISHWHNLQYGRLCQNTRPLGPVLYPFPVPQMYLQGHAAWDGPARRPAANVNWTQMVAPGQRLFPVIPLQQSTQRGTGVLHNYGEDAPRYRGGTGTYFPNPVPFRDRHSNSRNYRGGYNGDRSDYSDKEGGWINSKQRNPNRSYGRSQSERSGMRSDRQANDESQPDRPRRTYRNDSYRHEASSQYLVQGQSFGSTSSTHKQGNIAHEVYTPQSTASNGAGALSGPPGPPFFMVYSYEPGTNHGASSSEPIEFGSLGPLPAADGDDIPRSTHQVMPNGFHGQRRGPYRGGSSHSSPDQPSSPQPRR; encoded by the exons GTTTTTACCTTTGGTTCAGTCCCTCTCAAGACTTACTTACCTGATGGTGATATTGATGTCACTGCTTTTGGTAATAGTGAAGAATTAAAAGACATTTGGGCAAACCTTGTCCGGGATGCATTGGAGCGTGAAGAGAAGAGTGAAAATGCTGAATTTCATGTAAAAGAAGTCCAGTATATTCAGGCAGAG GTCAAGATTATTAAGTGTATTGTGGAAAACATTGTTGTCGACATCTCATTTAATCAAGTTGGTGGACTATGTACACTTTGTTTTCTTGAAGAG ATCGACAACTTGATCAGCCGAAATCATTTATTCAAGCGGAGTATCATATTGATAAAGGCATGGTGTTTCTACGAGAGTCGTATTCTTGGAGCTCACCATGGCCTTATATCTACTTATGCATTGGAGATGCTGGTTCTGTACATATTTCATGTATTCAACAATTCTTTTACTGGACCTCTTGAG GTTTTGTACCGTTTCTTAGAATTTTTCAGCAACTTTGATTGGGAGAAATTTTGTTTGAGCTTGTGGGGCCCAGTTCCTATAAGTTCACTTCCAGATATGACTG CGGAACCTCCACGGATGGATAGTGGTGAATTGTTGCTGAACAAGTCCTTCCTGGATACCTGTAGTGCTGCGTATGGAGTTGTGCCTCGCACCCAGGAGAATAAGGGTCCACCATTTGTTTCCAAACACTTCAATATTATTGATCCTTTACGCACAAACAATAATCTTGGAAGAAGTGTCAGCAAAG GCAATTTGTTTAGAATACGCAGTGCTTTTGCATATGGGGCAAAAAGGCTTGGAAAGTTACTTGAATGTCCAAAAGAAAATTTAGTTATTGAATTGAATCAGTTCTTCACAAATACATGGATAAGATATGGGAGTGGAAGTCGTCCTGATGTGCCTACCCAAAGTCTGGTTGATGTGCAGCCTCTGAAAGTTGTTCCTTCTGTAGTGTCGAACAGTTACAAAAGTGTAACAGCATGCAAGAAAAAAGTTGAAAGTCCTAAGCTTCTTGCTAATCAGGACAATCTTCATGCAGATCAAGAGAATCTTACTGAAGTTGGTCACAGATATCCTGATCGATCTTCTCAGTCAATTCAGAAAAGTGACCTAAATTGTCATACTCTGCCAGCAACAGTTAATCCTTCTATTTCTCATGCTCAGCACCAAAAAGTTTATGCAGCACAAGGAAATGCCAGGGTCTCTGAACAGCTTGAAAGAAAACCCACTGAAGCTGATGATGGCCCCAGAAATATGACATTGGTACCAATCATTAATGAAGCTTCTGAGATAGTAACAGGGCCTGATTCTTTTCCAACACAATCACGAACTAAACAAGTTGCAAATGATGTTGATCCAACTCAAACCGGCATGCCTAATCCTGTGTTTGCACCTTTTGTTATTGGTTCCCCACAGCAGAGGCAAGCTGATAGCTCTGGAAGTCCAACAGGTCCACCAGTTCCTTTCGTTGTGCTCCCATATGCTCCAGGGAATAGCGATGGTTGTGGTCCCCAGTTCGAGAGAAGCGAAGCAATTGATCAGCTTTCTGCCAGTATTGCGGGTCAAAATTTTAGTTTGCTCAATGATGTTGACCAACCAGATTCCTGTGCTACCTCAACAGCATCATGCAGTACTATGACTGAGCCATCCAGGGAACACAAGCCTGACATCTTGAGCGGTGATTTCATTAGCCATTGGCACAATTTACAGTATGGCCGACTCTGCCAGAATACCCGTCCCTTAGGTCCTGTTCTATACCCTTTTCCAGTCCCACAAATGTATTTGCAGGGCCATGCTGCATGGGATGGGCCTGCAAGACGTCCTGCAGCAAATGTTAACTGGACACAGATGGTTGCCCCTGGTCAGCGATTATTTCCTGTGATACCTTTGCAACAATCTACGCAAAGAGGTACCGGCGTTCTCCATAACTATGGAGAAGATGCACCAAGATACCGTGGAGGCACAGGAACCTACTTTCCAAATCCT GTTCCATTTAGGGATCGGCACTCAAATTCAAGAAACTACAGAGGAGGTTATAATGGTGACAGGAGTGATTATAGTGACAAGGAAGGAGGCTGGATAAACTCAAAACAACGAAACCCAAACCGCAGCTATGGACGTAGCCAGTCGGAGAGGTCTGGCATGCGGTCTGATAGACAGGCCAATGATGAAAGTCAGCCTGATAGGCCACGTCGAACTTATAGAAATGACTCATACAGGCATGAGGCAAGCTCTCAATATCTTGTCCAGGGCCAATCTTTTGGATCCACAAGCTCTACGCACAAACAAGGGAACATAGCACATGAAGTTTATACACCACAATCTACAGCTTCAAATGGTGCCGGTGCTTTATCTGGCCCTCCAGGACCACCATTTTTTATGGTGTACTCATATGAACCAGGCACAAATCATGGTGCATCCTCATCTGAGCCAATTGAATTTGGTTCTCTTGGGCCACTTCCTGCAGCAGATGGTGATGACATACCACGGTCGACACATCAAGTGATGCCTAATGGGTTTCATGGGCAAAGGCGTGGTCCATATAGGGGTGGTTCCTCTCATTCCTCTCCTGATCAACCGTCCTCACCTCAGCCGCGCAG GTAG
- the LOC112875606 gene encoding uncharacterized protein LOC112875606 isoform X1 yields the protein MGMVPNGLLPNASAGVTRRLDPERWAVAEGRTAELIARIQPNAHSEGRRLAVYHYVQRLIMNCLSCQVFTFGSVPLKTYLPDGDIDVTAFGNSEELKDIWANLVRDALEREEKSENAEFHVKEVQYIQAEVKIIKCIVENIVVDISFNQVGGLCTLCFLEEIDNLISRNHLFKRSIILIKAWCFYESRILGAHHGLISTYALEMLVLYIFHVFNNSFTGPLEVLYRFLEFFSNFDWEKFCLSLWGPVPISSLPDMTAEPPRMDSGELLLNKSFLDTCSAAYGVVPRTQENKGPPFVSKHFNIIDPLRTNNNLGRSVSKGNLFRIRSAFAYGAKRLGKLLECPKENLVIELNQFFTNTWIRYGSGSRPDVPTQSLVDVQPLKVVPSVVSNSYKSVTACKKKVESPKLLANQDNLHADQENLTEVGHRYPDRSSQSIQKSDLNCHTLPATVNPSISHAQHQKVYAAQGNARVSEQLERKPTEADDGPRNMTLVPIINEASEIVTGPDSFPTQSRTKQVANDVDPTQTGMPNPVFAPFVIGSPQQRQADSSGSPTGPPVPFVVLPYAPGNSDGCGPQFERSEAIDQLSASIAGQNFSLLNDVDQPDSCATSTASCSTMTEPSREHKPDILSGDFISHWHNLQYGRLCQNTRPLGPVLYPFPVPQMYLQGHAAWDGPARRPAANVNWTQMVAPGQRLFPVIPLQQSTQRGTGVLHNYGEDAPRYRGGTGTYFPNPKVPFRDRHSNSRNYRGGYNGDRSDYSDKEGGWINSKQRNPNRSYGRSQSERSGMRSDRQANDESQPDRPRRTYRNDSYRHEASSQYLVQGQSFGSTSSTHKQGNIAHEVYTPQSTASNGAGALSGPPGPPFFMVYSYEPGTNHGASSSEPIEFGSLGPLPAADGDDIPRSTHQVMPNGFHGQRRGPYRGGSSHSSPDQPSSPQPRR from the exons GTTTTTACCTTTGGTTCAGTCCCTCTCAAGACTTACTTACCTGATGGTGATATTGATGTCACTGCTTTTGGTAATAGTGAAGAATTAAAAGACATTTGGGCAAACCTTGTCCGGGATGCATTGGAGCGTGAAGAGAAGAGTGAAAATGCTGAATTTCATGTAAAAGAAGTCCAGTATATTCAGGCAGAG GTCAAGATTATTAAGTGTATTGTGGAAAACATTGTTGTCGACATCTCATTTAATCAAGTTGGTGGACTATGTACACTTTGTTTTCTTGAAGAG ATCGACAACTTGATCAGCCGAAATCATTTATTCAAGCGGAGTATCATATTGATAAAGGCATGGTGTTTCTACGAGAGTCGTATTCTTGGAGCTCACCATGGCCTTATATCTACTTATGCATTGGAGATGCTGGTTCTGTACATATTTCATGTATTCAACAATTCTTTTACTGGACCTCTTGAG GTTTTGTACCGTTTCTTAGAATTTTTCAGCAACTTTGATTGGGAGAAATTTTGTTTGAGCTTGTGGGGCCCAGTTCCTATAAGTTCACTTCCAGATATGACTG CGGAACCTCCACGGATGGATAGTGGTGAATTGTTGCTGAACAAGTCCTTCCTGGATACCTGTAGTGCTGCGTATGGAGTTGTGCCTCGCACCCAGGAGAATAAGGGTCCACCATTTGTTTCCAAACACTTCAATATTATTGATCCTTTACGCACAAACAATAATCTTGGAAGAAGTGTCAGCAAAG GCAATTTGTTTAGAATACGCAGTGCTTTTGCATATGGGGCAAAAAGGCTTGGAAAGTTACTTGAATGTCCAAAAGAAAATTTAGTTATTGAATTGAATCAGTTCTTCACAAATACATGGATAAGATATGGGAGTGGAAGTCGTCCTGATGTGCCTACCCAAAGTCTGGTTGATGTGCAGCCTCTGAAAGTTGTTCCTTCTGTAGTGTCGAACAGTTACAAAAGTGTAACAGCATGCAAGAAAAAAGTTGAAAGTCCTAAGCTTCTTGCTAATCAGGACAATCTTCATGCAGATCAAGAGAATCTTACTGAAGTTGGTCACAGATATCCTGATCGATCTTCTCAGTCAATTCAGAAAAGTGACCTAAATTGTCATACTCTGCCAGCAACAGTTAATCCTTCTATTTCTCATGCTCAGCACCAAAAAGTTTATGCAGCACAAGGAAATGCCAGGGTCTCTGAACAGCTTGAAAGAAAACCCACTGAAGCTGATGATGGCCCCAGAAATATGACATTGGTACCAATCATTAATGAAGCTTCTGAGATAGTAACAGGGCCTGATTCTTTTCCAACACAATCACGAACTAAACAAGTTGCAAATGATGTTGATCCAACTCAAACCGGCATGCCTAATCCTGTGTTTGCACCTTTTGTTATTGGTTCCCCACAGCAGAGGCAAGCTGATAGCTCTGGAAGTCCAACAGGTCCACCAGTTCCTTTCGTTGTGCTCCCATATGCTCCAGGGAATAGCGATGGTTGTGGTCCCCAGTTCGAGAGAAGCGAAGCAATTGATCAGCTTTCTGCCAGTATTGCGGGTCAAAATTTTAGTTTGCTCAATGATGTTGACCAACCAGATTCCTGTGCTACCTCAACAGCATCATGCAGTACTATGACTGAGCCATCCAGGGAACACAAGCCTGACATCTTGAGCGGTGATTTCATTAGCCATTGGCACAATTTACAGTATGGCCGACTCTGCCAGAATACCCGTCCCTTAGGTCCTGTTCTATACCCTTTTCCAGTCCCACAAATGTATTTGCAGGGCCATGCTGCATGGGATGGGCCTGCAAGACGTCCTGCAGCAAATGTTAACTGGACACAGATGGTTGCCCCTGGTCAGCGATTATTTCCTGTGATACCTTTGCAACAATCTACGCAAAGAGGTACCGGCGTTCTCCATAACTATGGAGAAGATGCACCAAGATACCGTGGAGGCACAGGAACCTACTTTCCAAATCCT AAGGTTCCATTTAGGGATCGGCACTCAAATTCAAGAAACTACAGAGGAGGTTATAATGGTGACAGGAGTGATTATAGTGACAAGGAAGGAGGCTGGATAAACTCAAAACAACGAAACCCAAACCGCAGCTATGGACGTAGCCAGTCGGAGAGGTCTGGCATGCGGTCTGATAGACAGGCCAATGATGAAAGTCAGCCTGATAGGCCACGTCGAACTTATAGAAATGACTCATACAGGCATGAGGCAAGCTCTCAATATCTTGTCCAGGGCCAATCTTTTGGATCCACAAGCTCTACGCACAAACAAGGGAACATAGCACATGAAGTTTATACACCACAATCTACAGCTTCAAATGGTGCCGGTGCTTTATCTGGCCCTCCAGGACCACCATTTTTTATGGTGTACTCATATGAACCAGGCACAAATCATGGTGCATCCTCATCTGAGCCAATTGAATTTGGTTCTCTTGGGCCACTTCCTGCAGCAGATGGTGATGACATACCACGGTCGACACATCAAGTGATGCCTAATGGGTTTCATGGGCAAAGGCGTGGTCCATATAGGGGTGGTTCCTCTCATTCCTCTCCTGATCAACCGTCCTCACCTCAGCCGCGCAG GTAG